One Jannaschia sp. GRR-S6-38 genomic window carries:
- the choW gene encoding choline ABC transporter permease subunit yields MDWLTENKLPVGRAAASGFDWLQTNLAALFDGLSLVMEAMIDAILWVMQTPHPLLVIAAFVALTWALQRSWKVCLFVALGFLFILNQDYWEETTESLTLVLSACVVCMAIGVPVGIAAAHRPRLYAGMRPVLDLMQTLPTFVYLIPAIVFFGIGMVPGLIATVIFVLPAPIRLTQLGIASTPTELREAGLAFGATPRQVLWKVELPYALPQIMAGLNQTIMLSLSMVVIAALVGADGLGVPVVRALNQVNTSLGFESGLVIVVVAIILDRMLRMERK; encoded by the coding sequence ATGGACTGGTTGACCGAAAACAAGCTGCCCGTCGGGCGGGCCGCGGCCAGCGGCTTCGACTGGCTGCAGACCAACCTCGCCGCGCTATTCGACGGGCTGTCACTGGTCATGGAGGCGATGATCGACGCAATCCTCTGGGTGATGCAGACGCCGCATCCGCTCCTCGTGATCGCCGCCTTCGTCGCGCTGACCTGGGCTCTGCAGCGCAGCTGGAAGGTCTGTCTCTTCGTGGCGCTCGGATTCCTGTTCATCCTCAACCAGGATTACTGGGAGGAGACGACCGAAAGCCTGACGCTGGTCCTGTCGGCCTGCGTCGTCTGCATGGCGATCGGCGTGCCGGTGGGGATCGCCGCGGCGCATCGGCCGCGCCTCTATGCCGGGATGCGGCCCGTGCTCGACCTGATGCAGACGCTGCCGACCTTCGTCTACCTGATCCCGGCCATCGTCTTCTTCGGCATCGGCATGGTGCCCGGCCTGATCGCCACGGTGATCTTCGTGCTGCCCGCCCCGATCCGCCTGACCCAGCTCGGCATCGCCTCGACGCCGACCGAACTTCGCGAGGCGGGCCTCGCCTTCGGCGCCACGCCGCGGCAGGTCCTGTGGAAGGTCGAGCTGCCCTATGCGCTGCCGCAGATCATGGCCGGCCTGAACCAGACCATCATGCTGTCGCTGTCGATGGTCGTGATCGCCGCGCTGGTGGGCGCCGACGGGCTGGGCGTCCCGGTGGTGCGCGCGCTCAACCAGGTGAACACCTCGCTGGGCTTCGAGAGCGGCCTCGTGATCGTGGTCGTCGCCATCATCCTCGACCGCATGTTGCGGATGGAGCGCAAATGA
- a CDS encoding choline ABC transporter substrate-binding protein, whose amino-acid sequence MTRHILSAVSALALTAGAAAAQDSCGTVTFSDVGWTDITATTAVASVVLDALGYEPDVKVLSVPITYTSMAEGDIDVFLGNWMPTMEADIAPYREAGTVETVRANLEGAKYTLAANAAAAALGIDSFDDIAANADALDGKIYGIEPGNDGNRLIQAMIEQDAFGLSEFEVVESSEQGMLAQVDRLSRRDEPIVFLGWEPHPMNANFELTYLEGGDDFFGPDLGGATVYTNTRAGYVEECPNVGQLLQNMEFSLAMENQIMGAILDGGADPRDAARDWLTANTGVLDGWLDGVTTQDGGDAMAAVTAALQ is encoded by the coding sequence ATGACCCGTCATATTCTTTCCGCCGTCTCGGCCCTCGCGCTGACCGCCGGCGCCGCCGCCGCGCAGGACAGCTGCGGGACCGTCACCTTCTCGGACGTGGGCTGGACCGACATCACCGCCACCACCGCGGTCGCCAGCGTCGTGCTGGACGCACTAGGCTACGAGCCCGACGTGAAGGTCCTGTCGGTGCCGATCACCTACACCTCGATGGCTGAGGGCGACATCGACGTCTTCCTGGGCAACTGGATGCCCACGATGGAGGCCGATATCGCCCCCTATCGCGAGGCCGGAACCGTCGAGACGGTCCGCGCGAACCTCGAAGGCGCCAAGTACACGCTGGCCGCCAATGCCGCCGCCGCCGCGCTGGGCATCGACAGCTTCGACGACATCGCCGCCAATGCCGACGCGCTGGACGGCAAGATCTACGGAATCGAGCCCGGCAATGACGGCAACCGCCTGATCCAGGCGATGATCGAGCAGGACGCCTTCGGCCTGTCGGAATTCGAGGTCGTCGAAAGCTCCGAGCAGGGCATGCTGGCGCAGGTCGACCGGCTGTCGCGCCGCGACGAGCCCATCGTCTTCCTCGGCTGGGAACCGCACCCGATGAACGCCAATTTCGAGCTGACCTACCTGGAAGGCGGCGACGATTTCTTCGGCCCCGACCTCGGCGGCGCGACGGTCTACACCAACACCCGCGCGGGCTATGTCGAGGAATGCCCGAACGTGGGCCAGCTTCTGCAGAACATGGAGTTCTCGCTGGCCATGGAAAACCAGATCATGGGCGCGATCCTCGATGGCGGCGCCGATCCGCGCGATGCCGCGCGCGACTGGCTGACCGCCAATACGGGCGTGCTCGACGGCTGGCTCGACGGCGTCACGACGCAGGATGGCGGCGACGCCATGGCGGCGGTGACCGCCGCGCTGCAGTAA
- the betI gene encoding choline-binding transcriptional repressor BetI, whose protein sequence is MEPLRRDALIRAAIDEIAEGAGRDVTVARIAKRAGMSPALAHHYFGSKDRMLLAAMRRVLSDFGAEVRAGLARADTPLERLEAIIRASFGPTNFRPEVVAAWLAFYVEAFAGPEARRLLHVYQGRLRSNLLHALRPLTAEPEPLAEGIAALIDGLYVRQALRRDRMTPEASAELVMDHARAAIERKDAR, encoded by the coding sequence ATGGAACCCCTGCGCCGCGACGCGCTGATCCGCGCCGCGATCGACGAGATCGCGGAAGGCGCGGGCCGCGACGTGACCGTGGCCCGCATTGCCAAGCGCGCCGGCATGTCGCCGGCGCTGGCGCATCACTATTTCGGGTCGAAGGATCGGATGCTGCTGGCGGCCATGCGCCGGGTCCTGTCGGATTTCGGCGCCGAAGTGCGCGCCGGCCTGGCCCGGGCGGACACGCCGCTGGAGCGTCTCGAGGCGATCATCCGGGCCTCGTTCGGGCCGACAAACTTCCGACCCGAGGTCGTGGCCGCCTGGCTCGCCTTCTATGTCGAAGCTTTCGCCGGCCCCGAGGCGCGGCGGCTGCTGCATGTCTATCAAGGCCGCCTGCGCTCGAACCTGCTGCACGCGCTGCGCCCGCTTACCGCCGAACCCGAGCCGTTGGCCGAGGGGATCGCGGCCCTGATCGACGGGCTCTACGTGCGCCAGGCCCTGCGCCGCGACCGGATGACGCCCGAGGCCTCGGCCGAACTGGTCATGGACCACGCCCGCGCCGCGATCGAACGAAAGGACGCCCGATGA
- the betB gene encoding betaine-aldehyde dehydrogenase, giving the protein MTRPDAQPRASHFVDGAYLEDGAGTPIPVRYPATGETVATVHAATRAVIDRALDSATLAQADWAATDPSERGRILRRAADLIRARNRELSELETLDTGKPLQETLVADAASGADALEYFGGLAVDQTGTSMSFGADWAYTIRRPLGVCAGIGAWNYPTQIACWKAAPALATGNAMVFKPSEATPLCALKLAEILVEAGLPAGLFNVVQGMGEVGAALSTDPRVAKVTLTGSVPTGRKVHAAAAERMKHVTMELGGKSPFIVFPDADLDDAVSAAINANFYSSGQVCSNGTRVFLHGDIAQDFTDRLIARTRNARIGDPLDEATDFGPMTTEAQMQTVLRHLDTARAEGATVALGGHRIDRPGWWIEPTVLTGLTDDMTCVREEIFGPVLSILTFEDEDEVIARANATEFGLSAGLFTRDLARAHRVVARLQAGTCWINQYNLTPAGLPFGGSKASGIGRENARAAMDHFTEIQSVYVGMTPVEAAY; this is encoded by the coding sequence ATGACCCGCCCCGACGCGCAGCCCCGCGCCTCGCATTTCGTCGACGGCGCCTATCTCGAGGACGGTGCCGGTACCCCGATCCCGGTGCGCTATCCCGCGACGGGCGAGACCGTGGCCACCGTCCACGCCGCGACGCGGGCCGTGATCGACCGCGCGCTGGACTCGGCGACCCTCGCCCAGGCCGACTGGGCCGCCACCGACCCGTCCGAGCGCGGCCGCATCCTGCGCCGCGCGGCCGATCTGATCCGCGCGCGCAATCGCGAACTGTCGGAGCTGGAGACGCTCGACACCGGCAAGCCGCTGCAGGAGACGCTCGTGGCCGACGCGGCTTCCGGCGCCGATGCGCTGGAATATTTCGGCGGGCTGGCCGTGGACCAGACCGGGACATCCATGTCCTTCGGCGCCGACTGGGCCTACACGATCCGCCGCCCGTTGGGCGTCTGCGCCGGGATCGGCGCGTGGAACTACCCCACCCAGATCGCTTGCTGGAAGGCCGCGCCCGCGCTCGCCACCGGCAACGCCATGGTCTTCAAGCCGTCCGAGGCGACGCCGCTCTGCGCGCTGAAGTTGGCCGAGATCCTGGTCGAGGCCGGGCTGCCCGCGGGCCTGTTCAATGTGGTGCAGGGCATGGGCGAGGTCGGCGCCGCGCTTTCCACTGACCCCCGCGTGGCCAAGGTGACGCTGACCGGCTCGGTCCCCACGGGCCGCAAGGTGCACGCCGCCGCCGCCGAGCGGATGAAGCACGTCACGATGGAGCTGGGCGGCAAATCGCCCTTCATCGTGTTCCCCGACGCCGATCTGGACGATGCCGTCTCGGCCGCGATCAACGCGAATTTCTATTCCTCCGGGCAGGTCTGCTCGAACGGGACGCGGGTCTTCCTGCACGGGGATATCGCGCAAGACTTCACCGACCGGCTGATCGCCCGCACCCGCAACGCCCGGATCGGCGATCCGCTGGACGAGGCCACGGATTTCGGCCCGATGACCACCGAGGCGCAGATGCAGACCGTCCTGCGCCACCTCGACACCGCCCGCGCCGAGGGCGCGACCGTCGCGCTGGGCGGCCATCGTATCGACCGTCCCGGATGGTGGATCGAGCCCACGGTGCTGACCGGTCTCACCGACGACATGACCTGCGTGCGCGAGGAGATCTTCGGCCCCGTCCTGTCGATCCTGACCTTCGAGGACGAGGACGAGGTGATTGCGCGCGCCAACGCGACCGAGTTCGGCCTCTCCGCCGGCCTCTTCACCCGGGACCTGGCGCGCGCGCATCGCGTCGTGGCGCGGCTGCAGGCCGGGACCTGCTGGATCAATCAGTACAACCTGACGCCCGCGGGCCTGCCCTTCGGCGGCTCCAAGGCGTCGGGCATCGGGCGCGAGAACGCGCGCGCCGCGATGGATCATTTCACCGAGATCCAGAGCGTCTATGTCGGCATGACCCCGGTCGAGGCGGCCTACTGA
- the betA gene encoding choline dehydrogenase: MTRLIADYVVVGAGSAGCAIAYRLVEAGHSVLVVEHGGTDAGPLIQMPGALSFPMNMARYDWGYFSEPEPYLGGRVLATPRGKVLGGSSSINGMVYVRGHARDFDHWAEAGAMGWAFRDVLPYFKRMESWHDGGHGGDPAWRGTDGPLHITRGRRDNPLYDAFVQAGRQAGYQLTGDYNGEKQEGFGPMEQTVWKGRRWSAANAYLKPARATQRCEVVRGLVERVAFAEGRATGVCLAGGQLVEARAEVILAAGAINSPKLLMQSGIGPADHLRETGITVLRDRPGVGGNLQDHLELYVQMAASQPVTLFRYWSLLGKAWVGARWLFTRTGPGATNNFESAAFIRSAAGVEYPDIQFHFLPLAVRYDGQAAAEGHGFQAHVGPMRSASRGTVRLRSADPAAAPRIRFNYMSDPQDWADFRKTIRLTREIFEQDAFAPFRRHEILPGEGVRTDAGLDDAIREHVESAYHPCGTCRMGAADDPGAVVDPQTRVIGVDGLRLADSSIFPRITNGNLNGPSIMVGEKAADHVLGRQLPPEEATPWIHPDWATAQR, from the coding sequence ATGACCCGTCTCATCGCGGATTACGTCGTCGTCGGGGCGGGTTCGGCGGGCTGCGCGATCGCCTATCGCCTGGTCGAGGCCGGGCATTCGGTGCTGGTGGTCGAGCATGGCGGCACCGATGCGGGCCCGCTGATCCAGATGCCCGGCGCGCTGTCCTTCCCGATGAACATGGCGCGCTACGACTGGGGCTATTTTTCCGAGCCCGAGCCGTATCTGGGCGGCCGGGTGCTGGCCACGCCGCGGGGCAAGGTGCTGGGCGGGTCGAGCAGCATCAACGGCATGGTCTATGTCCGCGGCCATGCCCGCGATTTCGATCACTGGGCCGAGGCTGGGGCCATGGGCTGGGCCTTTCGCGACGTGCTGCCCTATTTCAAGCGGATGGAGAGCTGGCACGATGGCGGCCATGGCGGCGACCCCGCCTGGCGCGGCACGGACGGTCCGCTCCACATCACGCGGGGGCGGCGCGACAACCCGCTCTACGACGCCTTCGTGCAGGCCGGGCGGCAGGCGGGCTACCAGCTGACCGGCGACTATAACGGCGAGAAGCAGGAAGGCTTCGGCCCGATGGAGCAGACGGTCTGGAAGGGCCGCCGCTGGTCCGCCGCCAATGCTTATCTCAAGCCCGCCCGCGCCACGCAGCGCTGCGAGGTCGTGCGCGGGCTGGTCGAGCGCGTCGCGTTCGCCGAGGGCCGCGCTACGGGCGTGTGCCTGGCGGGGGGACAACTGGTGGAAGCCCGGGCCGAGGTGATCCTGGCCGCCGGCGCGATCAATTCGCCCAAGCTGCTGATGCAATCTGGGATCGGCCCGGCCGACCACCTGCGCGAGACCGGGATCACGGTGCTGCGCGACCGGCCGGGCGTGGGCGGCAACCTGCAGGACCATCTGGAGCTCTACGTCCAGATGGCCGCCAGCCAGCCGGTCACGCTGTTTCGCTACTGGAGCCTGCTGGGCAAGGCCTGGGTCGGGGCGCGCTGGCTCTTCACGCGGACCGGGCCGGGGGCCACGAACAATTTCGAAAGCGCGGCCTTCATCCGCTCCGCCGCCGGGGTCGAATATCCCGACATCCAGTTCCACTTCCTGCCGCTCGCCGTGCGCTACGACGGGCAGGCGGCGGCGGAGGGGCATGGCTTCCAAGCCCATGTCGGGCCCATGCGCTCGGCCTCGCGGGGGACGGTCCGGCTACGCTCGGCCGATCCGGCGGCGGCCCCGCGCATCCGGTTCAACTACATGAGCGACCCGCAGGACTGGGCCGATTTCCGCAAAACCATCCGCCTGACGCGCGAGATCTTCGAACAGGACGCCTTCGCGCCGTTCCGCCGGCACGAGATTCTGCCGGGCGAGGGCGTCCGGACAGATGCCGGGCTGGACGACGCGATCCGGGAGCATGTGGAGAGCGCCTACCACCCCTGCGGCACCTGCCGGATGGGCGCCGCCGACGATCCCGGCGCCGTAGTCGACCCCCAGACTCGCGTGATCGGCGTCGACGGCCTGCGCCTCGCCGACAGCTCGATCTTCCCGCGGATCACCAATGGCAACCTGAACGGCCCCTCGATCATGGTGGGCGAGAAAGCCGCCGATCACGTCCTCGGACGGCAGCTGCCGCCCGAGGAGGCCACGCCATGGATCCACCCCGATTGGGCCACGGCGCAGCGCTAG
- a CDS encoding DUF2793 domain-containing protein, which produces MTQSSERSTRLELPYIQGNQAQKHITHNEALRTLDAIVQLSVLDRLSAPPATPDEGDRWIVGPGASDAFAGREGQIAAREDGAWRFHAPRPGWLAWSVAEAGLLGWDGTAWQAVAAPPETLDQLGIATGADSENRLAVASDAVLLTHAGGGMRLKLNKGAASETASLLWQSDWSGRAEIGLSGDDDLRVKVSADGGSWRDALVVTAADGRVRFPSGVDGITDPAFGAGGAVTAAYIASRGGDLVTNGTGSLGTGYNIPAGMTADGSETPDLPAAFVYRGHLGADLVAAERVPVDPNRVYAASCLVFQDDIAGDWSAFGDGNRHKQAIGFEGFDADGLAILPHHHMRWANGGTDSLTTLAAPLAPGDMEIVLTDGTGWNDAGGADHARGVVIYGYRNAAGRTYSHYSRLTAFDLFDAAGVDRVAGRITLKTAFPASLANPDDPGGVWPVGTPLANTDSGAVFKAAIMPWSVLPGADAWYRCANHIGGIDRSGRNRFDNFAPGTASVRMLWQANFSNRPGGDGGFPDTGSDHAVRFAGPSLRAQPLAATKPRADGSVGMKVPAWDYDSGGFWLSEAVPGVTPV; this is translated from the coding sequence ATGACCCAATCGTCCGAACGATCCACCCGACTGGAGCTTCCCTACATCCAGGGAAACCAGGCCCAGAAACACATCACGCATAACGAGGCGCTGCGCACGCTGGACGCGATCGTGCAGCTTTCGGTGCTGGACAGGCTCTCCGCCCCGCCGGCCACACCGGACGAAGGCGACCGCTGGATCGTCGGGCCGGGCGCCTCGGACGCCTTCGCGGGGCGCGAGGGGCAGATCGCGGCGCGCGAGGACGGCGCCTGGCGCTTCCACGCGCCGCGACCGGGCTGGCTGGCCTGGTCGGTGGCCGAAGCGGGGCTGCTGGGCTGGGACGGGACCGCCTGGCAAGCCGTCGCCGCGCCGCCCGAGACGCTCGACCAGCTTGGGATCGCGACGGGCGCCGATTCGGAAAACAGGCTGGCCGTGGCGTCGGACGCGGTGCTGCTGACCCATGCGGGCGGGGGCATGCGCCTGAAGCTCAACAAAGGGGCCGCGTCAGAGACGGCATCGCTGCTGTGGCAATCGGACTGGTCGGGGCGCGCCGAGATCGGGCTGTCGGGCGATGACGACCTGCGCGTGAAGGTCAGCGCCGACGGCGGAAGCTGGCGCGACGCGCTGGTCGTGACCGCCGCCGACGGGCGGGTGCGCTTCCCCTCGGGCGTGGACGGCATCACGGATCCGGCCTTCGGAGCCGGCGGGGCGGTGACGGCCGCCTATATCGCCTCGCGCGGCGGGGACCTGGTCACCAACGGCACGGGCAGCCTCGGGACCGGCTACAACATCCCCGCCGGCATGACGGCGGACGGGTCCGAGACGCCCGACCTGCCCGCGGCCTTCGTCTATCGCGGCCATCTCGGCGCGGACCTCGTCGCCGCGGAGCGCGTCCCCGTCGATCCGAACCGCGTCTACGCGGCAAGCTGCCTCGTGTTCCAGGACGACATCGCGGGCGACTGGTCCGCCTTCGGCGACGGCAACCGCCACAAGCAGGCCATCGGCTTCGAGGGATTCGACGCGGACGGCCTCGCGATCCTGCCGCATCACCACATGCGCTGGGCCAATGGCGGCACGGACAGCCTGACGACGCTGGCCGCGCCGCTCGCGCCCGGTGACATGGAGATCGTACTGACCGACGGGACGGGCTGGAACGACGCGGGCGGGGCCGATCACGCGCGGGGCGTCGTCATCTACGGCTATCGCAACGCCGCCGGCCGGACCTACTCGCATTACAGCCGCCTGACCGCGTTCGACCTGTTCGACGCGGCGGGCGTCGATCGCGTGGCCGGGCGGATCACGCTGAAGACGGCCTTTCCCGCGAGCCTCGCCAACCCCGACGATCCCGGCGGCGTCTGGCCGGTGGGCACGCCGCTGGCCAACACCGACAGTGGCGCGGTCTTCAAGGCGGCAATCATGCCGTGGAGCGTGCTGCCGGGCGCGGACGCGTGGTATCGCTGCGCCAACCATATCGGCGGGATCGACCGGTCCGGCCGCAACCGCTTCGACAATTTCGCGCCCGGCACGGCCAGCGTGCGGATGCTGTGGCAGGCGAATTTCTCGAACCGCCCCGGCGGCGACGGCGGCTTCCCCGACACCGGATCCGACCACGCGGTCCGCTTCGCGGGGCCCTCGTTGCGCGCGCAGCCGCTGGCGGCGACGAAACCGAGGGCGGACGGCTCGGTTGGGATGAAGGTGCCGGCCTGGGATTACGACAGCGGCGGCTTCTGGCTGTCGGAGGCCGTGCCCGGCGTGACCCCCGTCTGA
- a CDS encoding UDP-glucose dehydrogenase family protein, whose product MKIAMIGTGYVGLVSGVCFSDFGHAVCCVDRDPAKIEMLEAGRLPIYEPGLEDLLARNVEAGRLSFTTSLTDAVDGADAIFIAVGTPTRRGDGHADLTYVMSAAEEIAKALTGYAVVVTKSTVPVGTNRKVAEVMRAANPEAAFDVASNPEFLREGAAIDDFMRPDRVVVGVETARAGEVMSDIYRPLYLRDFPIMVTDLESAEMIKYAANAFLATKITFINEIAALCERVGADVKNVSKGIGMDGRIGNKFLHAGPGYGGSCFPKDTAALARIGQEHAIPMQIVETVMRVNEGVKTRMIEKLRDLCDDSFNGRTVAVLGVTFKPNTDDMRAAPSLTIVPALVGGGAHVRVVDPEGRREGEALLPGVHWCEDPYEAAKGADLIVLMTEWNEFRALDLRRIATGMATPRMADLRNIYDRDDVIGAGFEAYEAVGR is encoded by the coding sequence ATGAAGATTGCGATGATTGGCACGGGCTATGTCGGCCTCGTCTCGGGCGTGTGTTTCTCGGATTTCGGACACGCGGTTTGCTGCGTCGACCGCGACCCCGCCAAGATCGAGATGCTCGAGGCCGGACGCCTTCCGATCTACGAGCCCGGGCTGGAGGACCTGCTCGCCCGCAATGTCGAGGCCGGGCGCCTCAGCTTCACGACCAGCCTGACCGACGCCGTCGACGGGGCCGACGCGATCTTCATCGCGGTGGGCACGCCGACGCGGCGGGGCGACGGCCACGCGGACCTGACCTATGTGATGTCCGCCGCCGAGGAGATCGCGAAGGCCCTGACCGGATATGCCGTGGTCGTCACCAAGTCGACCGTGCCCGTCGGCACGAACCGCAAGGTGGCCGAGGTGATGCGCGCCGCCAACCCGGAGGCCGCGTTCGACGTGGCCTCGAACCCCGAATTCCTGCGCGAGGGGGCGGCGATCGACGACTTCATGCGCCCCGACCGCGTCGTCGTCGGCGTCGAGACGGCCCGCGCGGGCGAGGTGATGTCCGACATCTACCGCCCGCTCTACCTGCGGGACTTCCCGATCATGGTCACCGACCTCGAGTCGGCGGAGATGATCAAATACGCGGCCAACGCCTTTCTCGCGACGAAGATCACCTTCATCAACGAGATCGCGGCGCTCTGCGAACGCGTCGGCGCGGATGTGAAGAACGTCTCCAAGGGCATTGGCATGGATGGCCGGATCGGAAACAAGTTCCTGCATGCCGGGCCCGGCTACGGCGGGTCGTGCTTCCCCAAGGACACCGCCGCGCTGGCACGGATCGGGCAGGAGCACGCGATCCCGATGCAGATCGTCGAGACGGTGATGCGCGTCAACGAGGGCGTGAAGACCCGCATGATCGAGAAGCTGCGCGACCTCTGCGACGACAGCTTCAACGGCCGCACCGTCGCGGTGCTGGGCGTGACCTTCAAGCCGAACACCGACGACATGCGCGCCGCGCCCAGCCTGACCATCGTGCCCGCGCTGGTGGGCGGCGGGGCGCATGTGCGCGTCGTCGATCCCGAGGGCCGACGCGAGGGCGAGGCGCTGCTTCCCGGCGTGCATTGGTGCGAAGACCCCTACGAGGCGGCGAAGGGCGCGGATCTGATCGTGCTGATGACGGAATGGAACGAGTTTCGCGCGCTCGACCTGCGCCGCATCGCGACGGGCATGGCGACACCGCGGATGGCCGATCTGCGCAACATCTACGATCGCGACGACGTCATCGGCGCCGGGTTCGAAGCCTACGAGGCCGTCGGGCGCTGA
- a CDS encoding glycosyltransferase, which translates to MKILFIHQNMPGQYRELLDWLRGQGGHELVFLTQRRDLPEMAGVRKIVYRPHHVPKDGAYGLSRVWEEAAGAGYGAALAIARLKSGGFVPDIVLGHTGWGEMLFLKQVLPDTPVLGFFEYYYREHGGPVNFDPEEPATDTAPFLLHARNAIPNSMLHVVDRGLAPTRWQRDCFPDPFQDKLYVCHDGIRTDRLGPDPEVALELGRAGRVTRADEIFTYVARNMERTRGFHVFMRALPEILDARPEARALIVGGSGASYGKASAAEGGFRAEMEREVGHRVDWDRVHFLGQLPYRDFRKVVQISRCHIYLTMPFVLSWSLLEAMAMEATIVASDVPPVREAITHGETGLLVDFFRPGDLAAQVVDVLARPEAHAELGPAARAHVVKTYDFLDICLPQHIAQINALVPADRRIAL; encoded by the coding sequence TTGAAGATCCTCTTCATCCACCAGAACATGCCCGGCCAGTACCGCGAGCTTCTCGACTGGCTGCGCGGGCAGGGCGGGCATGAGCTCGTCTTCCTGACCCAGCGCCGCGACCTTCCCGAGATGGCCGGGGTCCGAAAGATCGTCTACCGCCCGCACCACGTCCCGAAGGACGGCGCCTACGGCCTGTCCCGCGTCTGGGAGGAAGCCGCCGGCGCGGGCTATGGCGCCGCGCTCGCGATCGCACGGCTCAAGTCCGGCGGCTTCGTCCCCGACATCGTGCTGGGCCATACCGGCTGGGGCGAGATGCTGTTTCTCAAGCAGGTCCTGCCGGACACGCCGGTCCTGGGGTTCTTCGAATACTACTACCGCGAGCATGGCGGGCCGGTGAATTTCGACCCCGAGGAGCCGGCGACGGACACCGCGCCCTTCCTTCTGCACGCACGCAACGCGATCCCCAACTCGATGCTCCACGTGGTCGATCGCGGCCTCGCTCCGACCCGCTGGCAGCGCGACTGCTTTCCCGACCCGTTCCAAGACAAGCTCTACGTCTGCCATGACGGCATCCGCACCGACCGGCTGGGCCCCGATCCCGAGGTTGCGCTCGAACTGGGCCGGGCGGGCCGGGTGACCCGGGCCGACGAGATCTTCACCTATGTCGCCCGCAACATGGAGCGCACGCGCGGCTTTCACGTCTTCATGCGCGCGCTGCCCGAGATCCTCGACGCGCGACCCGAGGCGCGCGCGCTGATCGTCGGCGGCTCCGGCGCGTCCTACGGCAAGGCCAGCGCGGCCGAGGGGGGCTTCCGGGCCGAGATGGAGCGCGAGGTCGGCCACCGGGTCGACTGGGACCGCGTGCATTTCCTGGGCCAGCTGCCCTATCGCGACTTCCGCAAGGTCGTGCAGATCAGCCGCTGCCACATCTACCTGACCATGCCCTTCGTGCTCTCCTGGTCGCTGCTAGAGGCGATGGCGATGGAGGCCACCATCGTCGCCTCGGACGTCCCCCCGGTCCGCGAGGCGATCACCCATGGCGAGACGGGCCTGCTGGTCGATTTCTTCCGCCCGGGCGACCTCGCGGCGCAGGTCGTGGATGTGCTCGCCCGCCCCGAGGCCCATGCCGAGCTGGGCCCGGCCGCGCGGGCGCATGTCGTGAAGACCTACGATTTCCTCGATATCTGCCTGCCGCAGCACATCGCGCAGATCAACGCGCTGGTGCCCGCCGATCGCCGCATCGCGCTCTGA
- a CDS encoding KpsF/GutQ family sugar-phosphate isomerase gives MTDPLDTGREVLRTEGEALLALARDMPADFAAVVARIADAPGRVIVTGIGKSGHIARKIAATLASTGTRALFVHPAEASHGDLGMIGVEDIVLAISNSGETVELRDIVAHTRRFGVTLIGLSSRAESTLMQQADLRLTLPRLPEACGIGMVPTTSTTLTLGLGDALAVALLRLRGFRAEDFSVFHPGGKLGAQMARVSQIMASGDRLPLVEVATPMGETLVEMTAKGLGIAAVTEDGRLAGVITDGDLRRNMDHLMDRRAGEVATRDPLTVPPDMLAAKALAILNERKINVLIVCEDDRPVGVLHIHDLLRAGVA, from the coding sequence ATGACCGATCCCCTCGACACCGGCCGCGAGGTGCTGCGCACCGAGGGCGAAGCGCTTCTGGCGCTGGCCCGCGACATGCCCGCCGATTTCGCCGCGGTCGTGGCGCGCATCGCCGACGCGCCGGGCCGCGTGATCGTGACCGGCATCGGCAAGTCCGGCCATATCGCCCGCAAGATTGCCGCCACGCTCGCCTCGACCGGCACCCGCGCGCTCTTCGTGCATCCGGCGGAGGCCAGCCACGGCGACCTCGGCATGATCGGGGTCGAGGATATCGTGCTCGCCATCTCCAATTCCGGTGAGACGGTCGAGCTGCGCGACATCGTCGCCCATACCCGGCGCTTCGGGGTGACGCTGATCGGCCTGTCGTCGCGCGCGGAGTCGACCCTGATGCAGCAGGCCGACCTGCGCCTGACCCTGCCGCGCCTGCCCGAAGCTTGCGGCATCGGCATGGTGCCCACCACCTCGACCACGCTGACGCTGGGGCTGGGCGACGCGCTGGCCGTCGCGCTCCTGCGGCTGCGCGGCTTCCGGGCCGAGGATTTCTCGGTCTTCCACCCGGGCGGCAAGCTCGGTGCGCAGATGGCGCGGGTCTCGCAGATCATGGCCTCGGGCGACCGCCTGCCGCTGGTCGAGGTCGCGACGCCGATGGGCGAGACGCTGGTCGAGATGACCGCCAAGGGCCTCGGGATCGCCGCCGTGACCGAGGACGGGCGGCTGGCGGGCGTCATCACCGATGGCGACCTGCGCCGGAACATGGATCACCTGATGGACCGCCGCGCGGGCGAGGTCGCGACCCGCGACCCGCTGACCGTGCCGCCCGACATGCTGGCCGCCAAGGCGCTGGCCATCCTGAACGAACGCAAGATCAACGTCCTGATCGTCTGCGAGGACGATCGCCCGGTCGGCGTGCTGCACATCCACGACCTGCTGCGCGCCGGCGTCGCCTGA